In one Cellulomonas sp. JZ18 genomic region, the following are encoded:
- a CDS encoding ABC transporter ATP-binding protein — protein MSTATTLPVADTAVVRRYAGALLRRNGRPLTRIAVLHTLAAVAGLAGPLLLGRLVDAVTAGTTARYVDTLIVVGVVAVLLQTGLIRYAQRASMLFGEEVFAQLREEFVDTVTALPLSTVERAGTGDLVARTTNDVNKLQHAVRFGVPRVIVAVVTITLTVAASLLLSPLVALGLFVGVPTMLLVVRWYLRRATPAYVREAATYAVLNGTITETVEGARTVDALGLTARRERRIDADLADAFAAEKVTLNLRTVLFPAIDLAFVLAPVAVLVWGGWLAAQGQVSLGVVTTIVLYAYQMAGPVWELIFWVDEIQVAATALARIVGVQLVAPDREATGARPADERIGTRGLRYAYREGHDVLHGIDLDLAPGERLAVVGPSGAGKSTLGRMLAGIHPPTGGTATVGGVPLVDLPLDELRRHVALVTQEHHVFVGTLADNLRLARVGADDAELERALRAVDAWDWVQGLPDGLATEVGSGGTPLTPAQAQQVALARLVLLDPHTLVLDEATSLLDPRAARHLERSLSAVLEGRTVVAIAHRLHTAHDADRVAVVDGGRISEIGPHEELVAAGGEYAALWRSWQHESADQG, from the coding sequence ATGAGCACGGCCACGACGCTGCCCGTCGCCGACACGGCGGTGGTGCGCCGGTACGCCGGTGCGCTCCTGCGCCGCAACGGGCGCCCGCTCACCCGCATCGCGGTGCTGCACACGCTCGCCGCCGTGGCCGGCCTGGCCGGTCCGCTGCTGCTCGGGCGCCTGGTCGACGCGGTCACCGCCGGCACCACGGCCAGGTACGTCGACACGCTCATCGTCGTCGGGGTCGTCGCGGTGCTGCTGCAGACCGGGCTCATCCGGTACGCGCAGCGCGCGTCGATGCTGTTCGGCGAGGAGGTCTTCGCCCAGCTGCGCGAGGAGTTCGTCGACACCGTCACGGCGCTGCCGCTGTCGACCGTCGAGCGCGCGGGCACGGGCGACCTGGTGGCGCGCACGACCAACGACGTCAACAAGCTGCAGCACGCGGTGCGGTTCGGTGTGCCGCGCGTCATCGTCGCGGTCGTCACGATCACGCTCACGGTGGCCGCGTCGCTGCTGCTGTCGCCGCTGGTCGCGCTCGGCCTGTTCGTCGGCGTGCCGACGATGCTGCTGGTGGTGCGCTGGTACCTGCGCCGCGCCACGCCCGCCTACGTGCGCGAGGCAGCCACGTACGCCGTCCTCAACGGGACCATCACCGAGACGGTCGAGGGTGCGCGCACGGTGGACGCGCTGGGTCTGACCGCCCGGCGGGAGCGGCGCATCGACGCCGACCTCGCCGACGCGTTCGCGGCCGAGAAGGTGACGCTGAACCTGCGCACCGTGCTGTTCCCCGCGATCGACCTCGCCTTCGTGCTCGCCCCCGTCGCGGTGCTGGTCTGGGGCGGCTGGCTGGCCGCTCAGGGGCAGGTCTCGCTCGGCGTGGTGACCACGATCGTGCTGTACGCGTACCAGATGGCCGGCCCCGTCTGGGAGCTCATCTTCTGGGTCGACGAGATCCAGGTCGCCGCGACGGCGCTCGCGCGCATCGTCGGCGTGCAGCTCGTCGCCCCCGACCGGGAGGCCACCGGGGCGCGCCCCGCGGACGAGCGCATCGGGACGCGCGGCCTGCGCTACGCGTACCGCGAGGGCCACGACGTGCTGCACGGCATCGACCTCGACCTCGCCCCGGGTGAGCGGCTCGCGGTCGTCGGCCCGTCCGGTGCGGGCAAGTCGACCCTCGGCCGGATGCTCGCGGGCATCCACCCGCCGACGGGCGGTACGGCGACGGTCGGCGGCGTGCCGCTGGTCGACCTGCCGCTCGACGAGCTGCGCCGGCACGTCGCCCTGGTCACCCAGGAGCACCACGTGTTCGTCGGCACGCTCGCCGACAACCTCCGCCTCGCCCGGGTCGGCGCGGACGACGCCGAGCTCGAGCGCGCGCTGCGCGCCGTGGACGCGTGGGACTGGGTCCAGGGCCTGCCCGACGGACTGGCGACCGAGGTGGGTTCCGGCGGCACGCCGCTGACGCCGGCGCAGGCGCAGCAGGTCGCGCTCGCGCGCCTGGTGCTGCTCGACCCGCACACGCTCGTGCTCGACGAGGCGACCTCGCTCCTGGACCCGCGGGCCGCGCGGCACCTGGAGCGGTCGCTGTCGGCGGTCCTCGAGGGCCGCACGGTCGTCGCGATCGCGCACCGCCTGCACACCGCGCACGACGCCGACCGCGTCGCCGTGGTCGACGGCGGGCGCATCAGCGAGATCGGCCCCCACGAGGAGCTGGTGGCCGCGGGCGGCGAGTACGCCGCGCTGTGGCGCTCGTGGCAGCACGAGTCCGCCGACCAGGGCTGA
- a CDS encoding ABC transporter ATP-binding protein, which produces MRSLPLADPGTPPLRGPVAYLWWVARRQWGILLAAVLCGVVVFACQALLPYLTGQAIDDGLANGFGPGLFRATGLLLVLGLVSAAAGALGHRYDVQNWLRAAFTTSQLVGRTAARSGPAITAELPTGEVVSAVANDALRVGEVYATLARFVGSLVAYAAVAVLMLRVSVPLGVIVLVGLPTVAAVLGLLVKPLQRRQAAQREASGRLTTLGADTVSGLRILRGIGGEEVFTGRYREQSQLVRRRGEEVAVPQSWLDALQVLLPGLFVVALVWVGAHMALEGTITPGELVTTYGYAAFLGWPVQNATMMLQSTTRAVVAARKVLAVLRVMPSTGARPGTAAVPPPGSPLVDEVSGVTLEHGRVVALVSADPDESARIATRLGRFDDEAEAATPVRLGGVLLADLPKDAVRERVVVAEAMPHLFSGPLAGELDVRGAATRDDLLEAIALADAHDVLDSVPDGLDGELPEKGRSLSGGQRQRVALARALLTGAEVLVLVEPTSAVDAHTEARIAARLADARRGRTTLLVTASPLVLDHVDEVQLVRDGVLVARGTHAELLDGAAGPAVAAEYRRVVGRRMDDDTSVEQAFEVQDETVPEPALARPGGRECGTDGEHGGGEA; this is translated from the coding sequence GTGCGTTCCCTGCCCCTCGCCGACCCCGGCACCCCGCCCCTGCGCGGCCCCGTCGCGTACCTGTGGTGGGTCGCCCGCCGGCAGTGGGGCATCCTGCTCGCCGCCGTGCTGTGCGGCGTCGTGGTGTTCGCCTGCCAGGCGCTGCTGCCGTACCTGACCGGGCAGGCGATCGACGACGGCCTGGCCAACGGCTTCGGGCCGGGCCTGTTCCGCGCGACGGGCCTGCTGCTCGTGCTCGGCCTGGTCAGCGCCGCGGCCGGCGCGTTGGGGCACCGGTACGACGTGCAGAACTGGCTGCGGGCCGCGTTCACGACGTCGCAGCTCGTCGGCCGCACCGCCGCGCGCTCCGGCCCGGCCATCACGGCCGAGCTGCCGACCGGTGAGGTCGTGTCCGCCGTCGCCAACGACGCGCTGCGCGTCGGCGAGGTCTACGCCACGCTCGCGCGGTTCGTCGGCTCGCTCGTCGCGTACGCCGCGGTGGCCGTGCTCATGCTGCGGGTGTCCGTGCCGCTGGGCGTCATCGTGCTCGTCGGCCTGCCGACGGTCGCCGCCGTCCTCGGGCTGCTCGTCAAGCCGCTGCAGCGCCGCCAGGCGGCGCAGCGCGAGGCGTCCGGACGTCTGACGACGCTGGGCGCCGACACCGTCTCCGGGCTGCGGATCCTGCGCGGCATCGGGGGCGAGGAGGTGTTCACCGGCCGGTACCGGGAGCAGTCGCAGCTCGTGCGCCGCCGCGGCGAGGAGGTCGCCGTCCCGCAGTCGTGGCTCGACGCCCTCCAGGTGCTGCTGCCGGGCCTGTTCGTCGTCGCGCTCGTCTGGGTGGGCGCGCACATGGCGCTCGAGGGGACGATCACGCCGGGCGAGCTCGTGACGACGTACGGGTACGCCGCGTTCCTGGGCTGGCCCGTGCAGAACGCGACGATGATGCTGCAGTCGACCACGCGGGCCGTCGTCGCCGCCCGCAAGGTCCTGGCCGTGCTGCGCGTGATGCCGTCGACCGGCGCACGGCCGGGGACGGCCGCCGTCCCGCCGCCGGGGTCCCCGCTCGTCGACGAGGTCAGCGGCGTGACGCTCGAGCACGGCCGCGTGGTCGCGCTCGTCAGCGCCGACCCCGACGAGTCGGCCCGCATCGCCACGCGGCTCGGCCGGTTCGACGACGAGGCGGAGGCCGCGACGCCGGTGCGCCTGGGCGGCGTGCTGCTCGCCGACCTGCCGAAGGACGCCGTCCGCGAGCGCGTCGTCGTCGCCGAGGCCATGCCGCACCTGTTCTCGGGGCCGCTCGCCGGCGAGCTCGACGTGCGCGGCGCCGCCACGCGCGACGACCTGCTCGAGGCCATCGCGCTGGCGGACGCGCACGACGTGCTCGACTCGGTGCCCGACGGCCTCGACGGCGAGCTGCCCGAGAAGGGCCGGTCGCTGTCGGGCGGGCAGCGCCAGCGCGTCGCGCTCGCGCGGGCGCTGCTCACGGGCGCGGAGGTGCTCGTGCTCGTCGAGCCGACGAGCGCGGTCGACGCGCACACCGAGGCCCGCATCGCCGCCCGGCTCGCCGACGCGCGCCGCGGCCGCACGACGCTCCTGGTGACCGCGAGCCCGCTCGTGCTCGACCACGTCGACGAGGTGCAGCTCGTGCGCGACGGCGTGCTCGTCGCGCGCGGCACGCACGCCGAGCTGCTCGACGGCGCGGCCGGCCCCGCGGTGGCGGCGGAGTACCGCCGCGTCGTGGGGCGGCGCATGGACGACGACACGAGCGTCGAGCAGGCGTTCGAGGTGCAGGACGAGACGGTCCCGGAGCCCGCCCTCGCGCGCCCGGGCGGCCGCGAGTGCGGCACGGACGGCGAGCACGGCGGAGGTGAGGCATGA
- the guaA gene encoding glutamine-hydrolyzing GMP synthase: protein MTQPPEPATTHRPVLVVDFGAQYAQLIARRVREANVYSEIVPHTASVEDLLARDPAAIILSGGPSSVYAAGAPFVGPELFEAGVPVMGICYGFQAMAQALGGTVAQTGQREYGGTAVEVAAEGTVLEGSPEQQTVWMSHGDAVHAAPPGFEVLATSAGSPVAAFEDRERRLYGVQWHPEVKHSPLGQKALENFLYKGAGLAPDWNPGNVIAEQVERIRAQVGDARVICGLSGGVDSSVAAALVQRAVGDQLTCVFVDHGLLRSGEAEQVEQDFVAATGVQLKVVDARERFLHALHGVSDPETKRKIIGREFIRVFEDAAREVVEDAGAHGETVKFLVQGTLYPDVVESGGGEGAANIKSHHNVGGLPEDLQFELVEPLRTLFKDEVRAVGLELGVPEGIVWRQPFPGPGLGIRIVGEVTAERLETLRAADAIAREELTRAGLDREIWQCPVVLLADVRSVGVQGDGRTYGHPIVLRPVSSEDAMTADWTRLPYDVLQIISTRITNEVPEVNRVVLDVTSKPPGTIEWE, encoded by the coding sequence GTGACGCAGCCCCCCGAGCCCGCCACCACCCACCGCCCCGTCCTGGTCGTCGACTTCGGCGCCCAGTACGCGCAGCTGATCGCGCGGCGGGTGCGCGAGGCGAACGTCTACTCCGAGATCGTGCCGCACACGGCGAGCGTCGAGGACCTGCTCGCCCGGGACCCGGCCGCGATCATCCTGTCCGGCGGCCCGTCGTCGGTGTACGCCGCGGGCGCCCCCTTCGTGGGGCCCGAGCTGTTCGAGGCCGGCGTGCCCGTCATGGGCATCTGCTACGGCTTCCAGGCGATGGCGCAGGCCCTCGGCGGCACGGTCGCGCAGACGGGACAGCGCGAGTACGGCGGCACGGCGGTCGAGGTCGCGGCGGAGGGGACCGTCCTCGAGGGCAGCCCCGAGCAGCAGACCGTGTGGATGAGCCACGGCGACGCCGTGCACGCCGCGCCCCCGGGCTTCGAGGTGCTCGCGACGTCCGCGGGCAGCCCCGTCGCCGCCTTCGAGGACCGCGAGCGGCGCCTGTACGGCGTGCAGTGGCACCCCGAGGTGAAGCACTCGCCGCTCGGGCAGAAGGCGCTCGAGAACTTCCTCTACAAGGGTGCGGGCCTGGCGCCCGACTGGAACCCCGGCAACGTCATCGCCGAGCAGGTCGAGCGCATCCGCGCCCAGGTCGGCGACGCGCGGGTCATCTGCGGCCTGTCCGGGGGCGTGGACTCCTCGGTCGCGGCCGCGCTCGTGCAGCGCGCCGTCGGCGACCAGCTCACGTGCGTGTTCGTCGACCACGGCCTGCTGCGCTCCGGCGAGGCCGAGCAGGTCGAGCAGGACTTCGTCGCGGCGACCGGCGTGCAGCTGAAGGTCGTCGACGCGCGCGAGCGGTTCCTGCACGCGCTGCACGGCGTGAGCGACCCGGAGACCAAGCGCAAGATCATCGGCCGCGAGTTCATCCGCGTGTTCGAGGACGCCGCCCGCGAGGTCGTCGAGGACGCCGGCGCCCACGGCGAGACCGTGAAGTTCCTCGTCCAGGGGACGCTCTACCCCGACGTCGTCGAGTCCGGCGGGGGAGAGGGCGCGGCCAACATCAAGTCGCACCACAACGTGGGCGGGCTGCCGGAGGACCTGCAGTTCGAGCTCGTCGAGCCGCTGCGCACGCTGTTCAAGGACGAGGTGCGCGCGGTCGGCCTCGAGCTCGGCGTGCCCGAGGGCATCGTCTGGCGCCAGCCGTTCCCCGGCCCGGGCCTCGGCATCCGGATCGTCGGCGAGGTCACGGCCGAGCGCCTGGAGACGCTGCGCGCCGCCGACGCCATCGCCCGCGAGGAGCTCACGCGCGCCGGCCTGGACCGCGAGATCTGGCAGTGCCCGGTCGTGCTGCTCGCCGACGTGCGCTCCGTCGGCGTCCAGGGCGACGGCCGCACCTACGGCCACCCGATCGTGCTGCGGCCCGTCTCGTCCGAGGACGCGATGACGGCCGACTGGACCCGCCTGCCGTACGACGTGCTGCAGATCATCTCCACGCGCATCACCAACGAGGTCCCCGAGGTCAACCGGGTCGTCCTCGACGTCACGAGCAAGCCGCCGGGCACCATCGAGTGGGAGTGA
- a CDS encoding DUF3817 domain-containing protein produces the protein MTTQPDPATATSATAGPRAASTATWVRKATGSLKRYRVMAWVTGVMLLVLCVEMVLKYVVHAPESVMGALEWIPFAHGWIYVVYLVTVFDLWSTLRWKLGRLVTMALAGVVPVMSFVLERRVHAQAQARIDAAASARPAAPGAAA, from the coding sequence GTGACCACCCAGCCCGACCCCGCCACCGCGACGAGCGCGACCGCCGGCCCCCGGGCGGCGTCCACCGCCACCTGGGTCCGCAAGGCCACCGGGTCGCTGAAGCGCTACCGCGTGATGGCCTGGGTGACCGGCGTGATGCTCCTCGTGCTGTGCGTGGAGATGGTCCTCAAGTACGTCGTGCACGCCCCCGAGTCCGTGATGGGCGCTCTCGAGTGGATCCCGTTCGCGCACGGCTGGATCTACGTCGTCTACCTCGTCACGGTCTTCGACCTGTGGTCCACGCTGCGCTGGAAGCTGGGCCGGCTCGTCACGATGGCGCTCGCGGGCGTCGTGCCCGTCATGTCGTTCGTCCTGGAGCGGCGCGTGCACGCGCAGGCGCAGGCGCGCATCGACGCCGCGGCGTCCGCGCGCCCCGCCGCCCCGGGCGCGGCGGCCTGA
- a CDS encoding aromatic ring-opening dioxygenase LigA: MSAAVRKPAHLKALAVVVMVFGVVFAVAGTATWALVSGNLRNEQITVAEDASMFAGELVDTPWEAWAQADIINHHALDASGGKTYSQLDREDPVRETMMNGSFLRASLFTSIVAFGVALLVFGLGVVFIVVGEALRRVAARVDAPVLDAAEPVTV; encoded by the coding sequence ATGTCCGCAGCAGTCCGCAAGCCCGCCCACCTCAAGGCCCTCGCCGTCGTGGTGATGGTGTTCGGCGTGGTCTTCGCCGTCGCCGGCACGGCCACGTGGGCGCTCGTGTCCGGCAACCTGCGCAACGAGCAGATCACCGTCGCCGAGGACGCGTCGATGTTCGCCGGCGAGCTCGTCGACACGCCGTGGGAGGCGTGGGCGCAGGCCGACATCATCAACCACCACGCGCTCGACGCCTCGGGTGGCAAGACGTACTCGCAGCTGGACCGCGAGGACCCGGTCCGCGAGACGATGATGAACGGCTCGTTCCTGCGGGCGTCGCTGTTCACCTCGATCGTCGCCTTCGGCGTCGCGCTGCTGGTCTTCGGCCTCGGCGTCGTCTTCATCGTCGTCGGTGAGGCGCTGCGCCGGGTCGCGGCCCGCGTCGACGCCCCCGTGCTCGACGCCGCGGAGCCGGTCACGGTCTGA
- a CDS encoding LiaF domain-containing protein — MVGLSVLGLAVLLLGERTELFDGPVGLTAGGIALVLAGLGIVTLGLRGRTSGAVGFLAVVAALVWVPLALATQGERENWWDGPGDWRDNRIEATVTTREDAQRGLDLGIGQATVDLTAVPLEGGPLHVPLSLGAGDLTVVVPSEAAVEARVSAGVGSVVWELDDERRTQDGVGIGDMTFRDRDATAGEPDLVLDISSGVGEVRIIEEDAA, encoded by the coding sequence GTGGTCGGCCTGAGCGTCCTCGGCCTGGCCGTGCTGCTGCTCGGCGAGCGCACCGAGCTCTTCGACGGCCCGGTCGGGCTGACCGCGGGCGGCATCGCGCTCGTCCTCGCCGGGCTCGGCATCGTCACCCTGGGTCTGCGGGGCCGCACGAGCGGTGCGGTCGGCTTCCTGGCCGTCGTCGCCGCGCTCGTCTGGGTCCCGCTCGCGCTGGCCACGCAGGGTGAGCGCGAGAACTGGTGGGACGGTCCGGGCGACTGGCGCGACAACCGCATCGAGGCGACGGTCACGACCCGCGAGGACGCGCAGCGCGGTCTCGACCTGGGCATCGGGCAGGCCACCGTCGACCTCACCGCCGTGCCGCTGGAGGGCGGGCCGCTGCACGTGCCGCTCTCGCTCGGCGCCGGCGACCTCACGGTCGTCGTGCCGTCCGAGGCCGCGGTCGAGGCGCGCGTCTCCGCCGGCGTCGGCTCGGTCGTGTGGGAGCTGGACGACGAGCGCCGCACGCAGGACGGCGTCGGGATCGGGGACATGACGTTCCGTGACCGCGACGCCACGGCCGGCGAGCCCGACCTGGTGCTCGACATCAGCTCGGGCGTCGGCGAGGTCCGGATCATCGAGGAGGACGCAGCATGA